Genomic DNA from Candidatus Koribacter versatilis Ellin345:
AGGACTTCAATATCCGCGGCGGCGATGTCGAGTACAACGCGCAGGAGGGCATTAAGCTGGCCGGCGACGCTAACACCAGCGTCCAGTCTGGAAAAATCGACGGCGTCCGTCTTGAGGGAAACCAAAGCAGCCGCACGCAAACCAGCTGGTCCCTAACCTCACTGGCGTGCGCCTCCAGTGTTCTCACCGGGCAGACCTCCACCTCTCACACGATGTCTGTCGGAGACCCGGTTGCGATCACCGGATCCACCGGCCCCAGTGACTACAATGTGAATGCGCTGGTCGCGTCGGTTCCTGATAACACCCATTTCACAATCTCAATCGGCTGCAGTACCGGGAGCGCATCGCCGGCAGGGTCGATCTCCACGGCCTGGTCTCAGCTCTATGTTGACGGCGCCAGCCTTCTGCAGGGCATCACGCTCGACGGCCTGCGCTTCTACACCACGGTTGGCCCGAACATCGCCGACGAGTGGATTGGCGCGGTCGGCGGCGTTACGGGCGGGGCCAGCGTACAACGTGGAATTCACCACTCAAGCACGAGCTATACGAGTTTCATTCGTTCAACATCGAGCGCACGGATGTGGTTCCAAGACGAAAACCCTTCCACGAACTGGAGCCGGCCATCCGCAGCGGTGAATGTTTGTTTCGAGTGGTACGACAACAGCACGCCGGCAAGGAACATCGGATGCAACCTGCTGCTCGGCGGCACCGTCGCTCCATCGGCGGCGGGTGGCGGCAGCGTGGGGACTGCTGCGCTGCCTTTTGGTAACGCTTACTTTGGGGGTGCGGCGACCAACAACTTCCACTTCAACCTTCCGAGCTTCACCGCGGCGCGCACGCTGTATGTTCCTGACGCGAATTCCACGGCCGTCGTACCCGACACTGGCGCGTCGCACAACTACCTCACCGCGGTATCGGCAACCGGCGTGATCTCGAAAGCGCAGCCGGCCTTCACCGATATAAGCGGAACGGCGGCAACGACACAGATTGCGACCGGAACCCCGGCCGCGGGCTCCTACCCGGACGGAGGAACTGGAGCGTGGACGCCGCTGCCGGTCACGCAGAGCTCGCTTATTTACCAGACCGGGCCGATCGCCGAGCAGATTGGCAACGCGTCCGACCAAACGGTGTGGACCGTGGCGATGCCGGCAATTCCGGCGGGCAAGTGCGTCCAGGCAGATGTCTACCTGTACCACTCGGTCTCATCATCGGCGTCCGTGGCCTACAAGTTCACGTATGGCAGTTCCTCGGTGAGCACGAGCTCCTCCAACTCAACGACGAACTCGCAGATCCGGCTAATCATGAAGTTCTGCAACAACGCCGGCGTCCAAAACGCTCAGTGGGTGATCATCGAGCAGCCATTCGTCGGAGGAACCGCGATCGGCTCGACGATTAACACAACGACGAGCGAGGATTTGAGCACATCGAAAAACCTCGTGTTCTCGTTCAACGCCGCCACCACAGAGAAGATCATCCACAAAGGCTCGATCGTCAGATTAATTCAGTAGATGGGTTTTTCCACTGCTGCGGTTGACGGGCACGCGACGATTGAGCATGAACTCTCCATTCGCGTGGCCCGGAGGTAAGAAGCACCTGAAGAAGCGCCTGCTGCAGATGATGCCGGCGCACGAAGCTTACGTCGAAGTCTTCTCGGGATCGGCGAAATTGCTGTTCGCAAAAGAGCCTTCGCCCTGGGAGATACTTAACGACATCAACAGTGACGTGGTGAATTTCTTCCGCGTCGCGCGCCATCGCGCGGCCGAGCTGGCCGAACGGTTCGAACACGAAGTCATCGCGTCCCAGCGCTTCAAGGCATTGCGATCGGCGGCGGACGGCGCGAGCGAGATTGACCAGGCGCTGCGCTTCATCTACCTCGCGTGGTGGTCCTTCGGCGGCAAGGGCGAACACTTCGCCTCGCTGCGGATATCAGAGTTGCGGAAAGCCAAGCATCCGGTGAAGCGATCGCTGCGCCTGGTGCGCGACCTCATCCACCGCACAGCGGATCGCCTGGTGGACGTATTGATCGAGAACCGCGACTTCCTGGAATGCATCGATCGCTACGACTCAACAGACACACTGTTCTACTGCGACCCGCCCTACACTTCATTCTCGAAGATCGCCCGTTACGGCGAGATGGCAGAGGCGCGCCACCGCGACCTGGTGTCGCGCCTGCGGAAGATCCGCGGCAAGTTCATACTGAGCTACGACGACTCACCGCTGGTGCGATCGCTGACCGATGGGTTGGAAATACAGGAAGCGCGCGTGCCTTACACGATCGCTGCGGGAGAGGCGAAGATCGGTCGCGAGTTGATCATTTCGAATTTCAGGCTGAAGAGCGTTGCGTAGCCGGGGCGAAAAGCCAACGGGGCAGAGGGCGGGCCGGCCCCCAGCCCCATTTGCTAATTAGCTACTACCCATATCTCGTAAACTTGTAGCGTTAATGTGCAGTTGCTGCCTCCAACGCACGAGGTGAGCGCATAGACCTTCAGAGTGGTCAGATCCAAAGTGGTTGGAAGAGAGGTCGAACCTGTTTGGAGCGTGCTATCGGCTCCCAGGACGTTGAAGAACGTGTGTATGTCGGCACCAGTACAGGTCGTTGTGCACCAGAACATGCGCCCCAGCCTGCCTGAGCCGCTTCCATAGAACTGGTTTCGGACATACAAAGTCAGGCTGGAGGGTGACGGCGGCCCGCTGGCAAATCCGTTCCAGTGGTGGGTATTGTCGGCATCGCCCGCAAGCTCCGTGCCACTGGCATATGAGTCTGTCGTCAGGTTGGCATCGTAAGCCAGAGTTCCAGAGGTGAAATCCCCATTGTTCGTTGTAGGTCTGATCGTCGTTTGAGCTGTCATTGCGCAGCACGAGACACAGATGGCGACGATGTTAGCGAAAACGAAGTGTCGAAATTGCATCAAGCCTCCTTGTGATACTTCAGCGAGCGATGGTAGGGAGGTAGTTTGGCTACGTCAACGAAGCATTGGTGGTTGTACTTGTGGTGAAGTCAGAGCTTCCGTCCGTACATCAAACACCTTCCACTCGGCCAAGTAGCCTTGAGAACTCTAGGCGCGCGTGCCCTATACGATCTCTGCGGGAGATACGAAGCTCGGCCGAGAGCTAATCATTTCGAATTTCAGGCTCCGCGCAGCCGCGTAGATCGCCATGAGCCGAGGTGCACTACAATTGAGGTGAGGGCGTTTTACATCCCTACGGGTTGGAGAAAACTTTGCGCCGGGGCCCCCTTCAAGACCTGCTGCGACGCACAAAACGGTTCAAACGAGGAAGGATTCGCAACCGGCGTGTCTCTCTTCAACGACGCTTACGGCGGCGGAAGAATCTGGTGCCTCAGTTACGCGTTGTTATTCCTCCGAGCTTCTCGATCCTCGATGATCCCGAATCGAACCTCGCTTTCATATCGCGATTCCGAAGCCAGCTTTCCGCCAAGATGTACAGGTCTGTTCACTTCGATCACTCAGGGTGCAAGAACTTGGGAATGGATGCGCAGGCGATTGTGGATGTCCTCGTTGCCGAGGAATTGGCTAGGCGACCGAACGGAATTGGAATAGGTGGAGACTTTCCCCGCGACGCTCGGACGAACGTAATGCTGCGAGCGATCGGAACGTTACGCCAGTTCGGACATCCCGAAATGAAGCTGGCTCCAGAAGTCGAGAGTCGCATCGAACGCTGTGACCGCGTCAATGGCAACGGACACAACCTCAAATACAGTTCTGAGCGGGACCGTGCTGCACTAGCATTGGTCACGTATGTTGAGCGCGTGCTCCAACATCAGTCCTTCATGCTCACCTTCGAAGGTCGTTCCGACTTGAGCAGCATAATCACGGAGGTAATCGGCAATGCCGAAGAACACAGCGGGCGCTGGTATGCCGTCGCGTTCTCGCAGCCGGGCATCGTTGAACAACAAGGCATGCCTGAACCCGAGGAATGTCAGATGGTCCTCTTTAATTTTGGCCGCTCCATTTATGAGTCCTTGGTTTCGAGAGGAGCATCTACCTATGTGAAGGAGAGGATCTCAGCCTTGGCAAATGAGCATCGTCATTCCAGGCAGTTTTCCGACAGTTGGACAGAGGAAGATCTCTGGACTCTGGCAGCTCTCCAGCAAGGTGTCAGTCGATATCGAACCGACGAAAAGGGGAAGACGCGCGGAAATGGGACGATTGAACTCATACGCGCCTTTTCCGAGCTATCCGATGTACCCAAAAAAATGTGCGTCGTTTCAGGGCACACGTATATACTCTTCGACGGAAGCTACAAATTGCGCGCCGACTCCAACGGTTTGCAAATGATTGCCTTCAATACATCGAACGATTTGGAAAAACCTCCAGACCCACGGTACGTTCGTCACTTGAAACACGGGTTCCCAGGCACGATCATCAGTATGCGATTTGTGATGGATTCCAGATACCTGGAATCGCGGATTCAAAGCAATGGCTCATCAGAACGTAATTGACCTCATCGAGTATCGCCTTCCCGAGACCAAGACCTACTCTGGTCGTGTGCGGGGCGAGTTCGTTCGTCGGCAGATGAAACTTGAACAACTCGATTCCCAGATCGAGGTTGTCCAGATCGTCATACCAGCGGACACTTTCAGTGTGAACATGTCCTTCTTCCTCGGGTTATTTGGTGACAGCGTCCGCACGTTGGGGAAGCACGGATTCTTCGAGCACTACTCGTTCCTCGCGCCAGCGCCGCTCCTGCGGATTTTGAATCGGTATGCAGATGAAGCGTTGAAAGAGGGCATGGCGATTCCCGAATCCAAGACCGCGTGATCCGCTCCGCCTTCATCGCCGTTGCTCAGTCCTTGCAAGCAGCGGCTGCACTGTCGAGGTTCGCTTGGATGCAGCCTTGGGTTTCGATCGTTCAGATCTTCGTTGGAGCGCTACAGGCCTGGATTTTATGGCGCTTGACGTACTTCATTTTCGAAAGAAATGCGCAACAGAAGGTTTCCGAGCGCCAGGCATCTTGGTTTCATAAGGTAGTAATCGATCCTCAGGTTCCCGCCCTCGAATCGTTTTTCTTAGAAATAGATGCGGTTCTCGATGTTGCAGCCACCCGGTGTCAGCAAGCTAAACTAAGCGCTCAAACCGCGGTTTTCGACGAGGTCAGTCGTAAGGCGATCGAGGACTTCACGCACACACTCATTACGGCAAGGCGTCGGCTCGTCGATCGTCTTAGGGTCTTCGACGATGGATTCGCTGACGAAATCGGCGATCGGTTCCTTGCCCTTCAAGACAAAGTTACTGAGTGGTTCGATCAGATGCGCTCCAAAAAGGCGATTCAAGGAACAACGTCTCTATCAGATAGCCTGAATGAGGCTCACAACGGTATCGTCCGAAGGCTGATGGAATTCGAATTCACAAAATGGGGTTCTGCTACTAAGCAAGTCCGATGGAGACGCGCGTTCCTTTTGCGCGACTGAGCTCCCCGAAAGCCAAATTTGCTCCGCTCCTAAAACGCACCGCCCTCCGGGCGGTTTTCTTGTGCTCAAAAGAAAACCAGACAAACCGGACAAAGCGGACGCGTACCCGCATGGATACAGCCTAGAGTCCACACATCGGCACAACCCAACTTTCGACGAAAGGAAGTCTGCGGAGAATCGCCAGAGCTAACTCGGCCGTCCTTCACCGCTCATCGGGACGGCCGGGTTCAAACAACCGAATGACGACTCAATCCCAACTCGACATGCTCGAAAAGTTTGGTGAAGCCGCGGGTGCCGAGCAGGCAAAATTCGGCGTGCCGGCGAGCGTGGTGATTGCGCAGGCAATCCTGGAGTCGGGATGGGGTGAGCATCAGCTCGCGACACGCTACAACAATTTTTTCGGCATCAAGGCGCGCGCCGGCGAGGAGTATTGCGAATTCTCCCCGGATGCGATCGAGAAAGCGGCGGGCGACAAAACCCGCAAGCGCTATGCGAAGTTCGGCTCAATGCAGGAAGCATTCAACCGCCACGGCGAGCTGCTCTCCACCGCCGATCGCTACCAGCCTGCGATGCGCTTTGCCAATGACCCGCTGGTTTTCGCCGCGCAACTTCAACGCTGCGGCTATTCGGAAGATCCCAAGTATGCGCGGAAGCTGACCACGCTCATCCGCGATCACAACCTCACCCGCTTCGACGCCAAGGAGGCCGCATGAGTGCTTCGCACAGATCTCGCGCTTCGCGCTTGTTCCAGTTCATCTTCGCCATTGTCCCGGTACTGATCCTCGGGTTCCTGACGCTGATTCTCGCTGCCTGCAACGAAAGCGAATATCACAAGGCCACTCGCGCCGCCGCCGGTATTGCATCCGGGCTCTCGGCCGCGGAGCAGGAAACGGAAGATCTCGCGAACGCCAAGCTGATCACGTTCGAAGAAGCCGGGGCGGTCCTCGGCGAGATCGACGACGCGACGAAGGTCAACGACGAATACGTGTCGCAGTTGAAGGCATTCACGGCGATCAACGTGAGCAACCGCGTTGTCCTGATGAATTGGCTGGCGGCGATGACCGGTTCGATCGAGCGCCTGAATTCCGGTGGCGTGTTGAAGATCAAGAACCCAGATGCCAAAGCGAAGCTGGCGGCGATCGTCGGCGGCATCCAGGCGTCGATCGCGATCCTGGAAGCGCTGGTTCCGAATTTGCAGCAGGCCGGTGCGTATCAGATGTGTCCGCAGCCGGGACTGCGCGACGCGTGGGTGGCCGAGGCGAAGAGTTTAGCGAGACACAACCAAGCGAGGGCGCGGGCCGGGTCGGGCTATGACTACCGGATGCAACCGCGCCCATTTTTGTCATTCGCCGTTTAGGCGACGGAGGGACGTATGGAAACCGATCAGATTGTCGAGCTGGCGATGGAAGGTTTGGTGACGGCGACGAAGTTGATCGCCGAGCTAAAGGCGCAGGGGCAGTTAACCGACCAGCAGCTGCTCGATTTTGCGGCGACGAAAGACGCCGAGACCAGGGACCGGATCGAGAAGTTCCTGGCGGGGCAAAAACCGGTTTAGGCGAGTTCCCGGTTTGGCGTCGCCGGAGACGGGGATGGGGAAAGGCCCCAGATTTTCGGATCGACGCGCCAGAAAGCCGGGTGCGCGCGCACTCGGGCATTTAAACCGAGGAGTTTTACCGGTCGCAGCAGGTTGAAAAGGCAGGATTTCGGGTTTCGAGGGTCAGATGGGTGTTTTGCAGGGCAAAAAGACGTATCTGGCGGGTGGACTTTTGATGCTCCTCGGGGTGGCCAGCTTCCTGACCCAAACCGGAGACGCTGACACTGCCGCCGGGATGGTAATTGCCGGTTTCGGGTTGATCGGTTTGGGAGCAAAAGCCGAGCGCCATCGCCGCGAGATCGTGGACACCCTGGAGCTGGTGAAGGCGGCGATCGAGAAGAGGCCGCTCACGACTGAAGAGAAAGCTGCGCTCGCCGGCGATGTGCTCGCGATCGGAGCTGAGGCAGCAACGACTCCGATGTTGAGTATGGCGGGGGCATCGCTTCCCGAGGCTTCGGCGCCGGAGGCGAGAGGCTGATGCAGGCGCCGGCTCTCCAGGTCGATTACCGCGGAGCGCTGATGAAGGCAGCGCTGGCGTGCGGCGGCGGTATCGGAATGACGATCGCGTGGTTCGCGATCAAGTTCATCACCGTGGATCCGAAGCTTGCTGCCGACGTGGTGAAGACAGTGCTTGGATGGGGCCCGCTCTCACTGATTGCGATCGTGGGCGTGGTGCAGGCTGACATTCGCGCCAGGGAAAGTATGCGCGTGCAGGCCGAAGCAGCGCGGGCGCAGCAGGCATTAGCAGACGCGGTGACGCAGATCGCGGCGAAAGACGATCGCGAGAGTGAAGAACGGCGCCGGCAATTGAATTACATCGGTGCACAGCAGGAAAAGATTTTGGAGCGGCTCGACGCGATGCGACCGAGTCAGGCTGAGGCAAAAGGAGCGAGCGCGTGAGTGTTACCGACATCGCGTTAATGCGGCGCTGGCGAGGAGCGATTCTCGAATACGTCTACAACGGCCATCGCCATCAGCAGAGCCGGATGGACGGCGTCGCCCTGTGGGGAATGATGCAGGACTTCGGCCACATGGCGAGCTTGAATGACGTCATCACCATGCTGCAGCAGTTGCGCGATCGCGAATACCTAACGTTCGAAGAGACTCGCAATAAGTACACGAATGAGATCTCGATCACCAAGATTCAGATCACACCTGAGGGTTGCGATCTTGTCGAGGGACTGGTGAAAGAAGATCCGGCGGTGAGAATCCTCTGATGGCCGCTCGACGTAAGACCGGAGAGAAGCCGCGCGTACGCCAACCGCTGAAGATCGATCAGCTTTCGGCAGAGATGTTGAAGCGGATACAGGACGAGCGCGCGAACTTCCGGACGTGGAAACAGATCGAGGAGGACTCGCCGAAGTGGGACGAGTGGAGCACGGTGAAGGCGGACGTGATCGAGCTTTTTCCTGATCTGCGGTTGCCGCATTCGAATTTGCAGCGCTGGTACGACATCCGCATTGACCAAGTGCGCCAGGAGAACCTGGCCGAAACGGAAAAAGCGCGTGAGTTCGCGAGTGCGTTTCGTGATCGCGAATTCAGCGGGCTCGATGAAGCGGTGATGAACGCGATCCGCGACCAGGTCTTCTCGCTGATGAAGACCGCAGGGCCGAAAGACCAGGCGAACTTTCTCGATGCGCTTGTGGAGTTCGGACACCTGGTGGCGAAGTTCAAACGGATTGAGCTGGGCAAGGAAAAAGTCGGACTCGAACGCGAACGGCTATCCCTGGTTGCGACGAAGATCCGAGGTTTGAAGGACGAAGTGCAAAAAAAGCAGCTCACGTCAGAGGACCTGCAGGCGAGATTGGACGAGATGTATGGCATCACAGCAGCGTGAGATCGAGAGGACGGCAAGCAAGGCCCTGGTAAAGCTTTATCCCTATCAGGTGCGCTGGATCCTCGACGAGGGACGTTTCAAGCTCATTGTGAAGGGTCGCCAAACCGGCCTGAGCTTCGGAACCTCGCTGCGCCACGTTCGCCGCCGCATAAAGACCCGAGGCGACACGATCTGGATCTCCGCATCTGACCGCCAGTCGCGCGAGTCGATCGAATATTGCAAAACTCATGCGAAGGCCGTTGGGGAAGCGTTCGACTTCGCCGAGATCGCGTTTCCCGGTACCGACGACAAGGCCCAGCAGATCACGTTTCTGCACAATGGCGCGCGGATCATCGGTCTTCCGGCGAACCCGGATACCGTTCGCGGCTACCACGGTGATGTTGTCCTGGACGAGTTCGGCTTCCATCGCGACGCGAAGAAAATTTACAAGGCTGCGATCGCGATCGCATCGCGCGGCTATCAGCTCGAAGTGATCTCCACGCCGAACGAACAGGCGGGCAAATTTTGGGAGATCGCAAAAGCTGCCGGCGTTCCCGCCGATGGCGGCTCCGAGCGCACGCATTGGACGAAGGGTGTCTGGTCGGTGCACTGGCTCGACATCTACACGGCGGTGAAGGAAGGCTGCCCGATCGACGTCGAGGTTATGCGCCAGGCGTGCTACGACGACGACACCTGGCAGCAGGAATACTGCTGCGTATTCCTTGCCGACGCGCAGAACTACATCCCGATGGAATTGATCATCGCGGCTGAGAGCCAGATGGCTTCGCTCGATGCGCGCCCGGAGGACCTCGCCGGCCGCGAGCTTTACCTGGGCATGGATATCGGCCGCAAGAAAGATCGCACCGTGATCTGGATCGACGAGAAGCTTGGCGATGTCATGATCACGCGTGCCGTCGAGACGCTCGAACGCACGCCGTTCGCGAAGCAATTTGAGCAGGCCGCCGCGTGGATGCCGTATGTGCGTCGCGGTTGCATCGATTCGACGGGCATCGGCGCGCAGATCGGTGAGGATCTAGAGCGCAAGTTCGGCGCCGCGAAAGTCGAGAAGGTCGAGTTCAACATCGCCAACAAAGAAACGATGGCTGGACTCGCAAAGCGCAAGCTTGAAGATCGTCAGGCGCGGATCCCGGAGTCGCCGTCGATTCGCCGGGCGATCAACGCAGTAAAGCGCTACACCTCGCCGACCGGACATTTCCGCTTCGACGCCGATCGCACTGAGGCTGGCCACGCCGACGAATTCTGGGCTTTCGCACTCTGTTTGTCGGCCGCTGAAGGCGGATCCTCGCCCGCGCTGGCCTCGATCGACACCGATACCTCTCTCAACCGCGCGCGCAACGGTGTGGATGAAGACCTGGTTGCAGCCGGCGCGCGGCGTGAGCGTGGCGATTACATGATGGGCGCGCGCAATCGGGATCGGAGGGTCTGGTGAAACTCTTTCCTCTTGACCTAACCGAAGCCCGCGCGGCGCTGGTGGCGCAAGCCAAGGCCAACACCGCCGAAGAAAAGAAAGCGGCCGAGGCGCTGGGCCCGCAATTGTTCCAGCTTGGCGATCCGGAGAATGTCGCGTTCCAGCGGATCACGTCGCCGAACACGCGTCGCGATCTGAACCCGCTCATGCACGAGCGGATGCAGCAGGTGTGCTTCTACCTGTCGGTGACAACGCCGATGGGTAAGCGCATTGTCGAGATCATCACCAGCTACGTGGTGGGTGAAGGCTTCAACGTGGTGGCGAAAGACCCCGCGGTGCAGGAGATCATCGATCGCTTCTGGAAAGACCCGATTAACGATTTCGAGCGATCGCTGCGCGACTACTCCAACGACATCTCGGCGTTCGGCGAAATCTGTTTACCGGTGGCGGTGAATCCCGTCGACGGGTTCGTTCGCATGGGCTGGATCGACCCGATCGAGATCGACGCAATTGAGTATCAGCCGATGATGACGGCCTTTGGTGAAACGACCATCACGGTGCCGGCATTCGTGCGGTTGAAGAAGAAGATCGGCGAGCTGCAACCACAGCGCCTGCAGATCGTCCACACCGATGAGGATCCCAACTCGGAAACCTTCGGCCAGCTGGTGGGCGATTGCTTCTTCTTCGCAGTCAACAAATCGAAGGCCGCGAGCCGCGGATTGAGCGACCTGTTCTGCCTGGCGGACTGGCTCGATGTGCTGGACCAGATGATCTTCGACTTCGCGGATCGCGCGCGCTTCCTGAACATGTGGGTTTGGGACGTGACGCTGAGCGGCGCCGACGACAAGCGGGTGAAGGAGTTCAACCGCGACCTGACGAAGGCCCCGCCGCGCCAGGGCGGCGTGCTCACGCACAACGAAGCGGTGAAGATCGAGGCCAAGACGCCGGACATGAAAGGCCAGGACTTCTCGGCCGGCGCGCAGATGGTGAAGACCTACGGACTAGGCGGCATCGGACTTCCGCCGTTTATGTTCGCGGATCCCACAGACGTGAACCGCTCGACCGGCGAAGTGATGGAAGGCCCCACAGGGAAAAAGCTCACCGATCGCCAGAACGAAATCAAGCGGCTCATTCGCCAGGTCGTCCAGTTCGTGCTGCACCAGGCGGTAGCGCATGGTGTGCTCAGCGCCAAGGCCGATCTCGACTTCGACCTGCAGGTGCCGGACCTGCTGATCAAAGATTTGCAGAAAGCCGGAACCACGATGCAGGCGGTGACCGGTTCGCTGGCAGCGGCAAAAGATGAAGGCTGGATCACGGAAGAGACGGCCGCGCGCTCGTTCCACGTTGTGCTCTCGCAGATCGGCGTGCAAGTGGATTCACAGGATGAATTCGCGGCGGCGCAAAAAGAAAAACGGCAACGCGATGCAACCGCGCAAAACTCGCTGAATGACCAGAAGAACCTGGCCGATGCACTGAACAACCTGGGCAACACGGATGCGAAGAAGGCTGCATCGGGAGTTGTGCAATGACGCCGGGACAGGAATTCGCGGCCAAGCTCGCGGAGCTGATGCGCCAGGTGAAGGCGATGGAGCCGATGGTGCAGCGACAGATCGTGGACCTGCTACAGGAGGCCCGTGGCCGCATCATCGCGCAGATCTCCACGCTCGATCCCGAGCGCTACACCGCGGCGCAGCTGCAGGCGTTGAAGCAGTCGATCGACCGCGTGCTGGACGAATTCCGCAGCAAGGCGACGCAGACGGTAGACACCTTTGAGGCAAAGGCTGCGCAGATGGGCGTGCAGATTGTGGATGCGCCGGTGAGCGCCGCGTTTGGTTCGATGTCGCTGGGGCAAATCGACCCGAGCACGTTGGCGATCGCGCAGGGCTACACCGCGGACCTGATCGGAGCTTTGTCGAAGACGGCGGCCGCGAACATCAACGCGGCGATCCAGCGGGCATTCCTCGGCGGGCAGTCGTTGACGGACATCATCGCGCAGATCGGCAACGCGCTTAGCGGCGGGAAATTCGACGGACTCTTCGGTTCCTTTGGCGCGCGCGCAGAGTCGATCGCGATGAACGAGATCCTGCGCGTGCAGAGCCTGGCGACGCAGGGACGCATGGAAGACCTGCTCGAGCGGCATCCGGATTTGCAGAAACAATGGTTGTGGATTCCGGCCGCGAAGCAGCCGCGCATTTTGCATCAGCTCGCGAGCGGCCAGGTGACGGACGTGACCGAGCCCTACAAAGTTGCGGGCGAAGACCTGATGTTCCCGCGTGACCCGAATGGCTCGGCGTGGAACACGATCAACTGCCACTGCATTTCGCGGCCGTACTTCGCGGCGGACGCGTTGGCACCGACGGCGCAGCACAAGGGCGTTCTCGAAGATCTTGGAATTTCAGTTTCGGTTACGCGCGCAGCGTAACAGGAGGAGAAGTAGAAGATGGCTGAACTCAACATTCCCGCTGCACCCGCCCTTCTGCCCAAAGAGGAACAGAAGAAGTGGCGCTCCGCTTATGCGAGCGCCTTCAAACAAGCGCAGATCGATTTCCCCGAGGACCTGCCGGCACAGCAGAGCGCGGCATTGCGCGAAGCCAACCGCATGCTGCGCGTGGACGCGCCGGAGAGCTACGAGGAAGCACAGAAGATCGCCGATCACCTGGTGCTGGTGCGCGGCACGCGCATCGATGAGAAAACGCAGAAGGAATATCTGCACCTGGTGACGATCGATGGCAAGAAACATCGCTTCGAAGTGCCGGCGACCGGCGAGGGTAAGGGCCGCGGGAAGTCGAAAGAAAAGGCGGACGAAAAAGAACCGGAAGCGAAGACGGCCTAGGCAGTAGCGCACCGGCGATGTGAGCTGAGCGGCCGGGTTCCGGTGACCACCAGAGCCGCTCAGTTCGGAGAGAACACACGATGTCGTTTGAACAGCTGGTTCAGGAACTGATGGAAGCTTTGCTGAACGTCTTCGGGCGCGACGACAACGGCAACCGGCAGTACATGCTGGTGGAGACGTTCCCCGACTACCTGATTGCGCGCGGCCCGGACGGCGACCTTTACCAGATCTCGTACACCGTGGGCGCCGATGACGACGCGATCACCTTCAGCGATCCGCAGGAAGTGGAGACGGCGTATGTGCCCGTT
This window encodes:
- a CDS encoding DNA adenine methylase, producing the protein MNSPFAWPGGKKHLKKRLLQMMPAHEAYVEVFSGSAKLLFAKEPSPWEILNDINSDVVNFFRVARHRAAELAERFEHEVIASQRFKALRSAADGASEIDQALRFIYLAWWSFGGKGEHFASLRISELRKAKHPVKRSLRLVRDLIHRTADRLVDVLIENRDFLECIDRYDSTDTLFYCDPPYTSFSKIARYGEMAEARHRDLVSRLRKIRGKFILSYDDSPLVRSLTDGLEIQEARVPYTIAAGEAKIGRELIISNFRLKSVA
- a CDS encoding glycoside hydrolase family 73 protein: MTTQSQLDMLEKFGEAAGAEQAKFGVPASVVIAQAILESGWGEHQLATRYNNFFGIKARAGEEYCEFSPDAIEKAAGDKTRKRYAKFGSMQEAFNRHGELLSTADRYQPAMRFANDPLVFAAQLQRCGYSEDPKYARKLTTLIRDHNLTRFDAKEAA
- a CDS encoding terminase large subunit domain-containing protein, which produces MASQQREIERTASKALVKLYPYQVRWILDEGRFKLIVKGRQTGLSFGTSLRHVRRRIKTRGDTIWISASDRQSRESIEYCKTHAKAVGEAFDFAEIAFPGTDDKAQQITFLHNGARIIGLPANPDTVRGYHGDVVLDEFGFHRDAKKIYKAAIAIASRGYQLEVISTPNEQAGKFWEIAKAAGVPADGGSERTHWTKGVWSVHWLDIYTAVKEGCPIDVEVMRQACYDDDTWQQEYCCVFLADAQNYIPMELIIAAESQMASLDARPEDLAGRELYLGMDIGRKKDRTVIWIDEKLGDVMITRAVETLERTPFAKQFEQAAAWMPYVRRGCIDSTGIGAQIGEDLERKFGAAKVEKVEFNIANKETMAGLAKRKLEDRQARIPESPSIRRAINAVKRYTSPTGHFRFDADRTEAGHADEFWAFALCLSAAEGGSSPALASIDTDTSLNRARNGVDEDLVAAGARRERGDYMMGARNRDRRVW